A stretch of DNA from Synechococcus sp. JA-3-3Ab:
GCTTCCCAGATGGGGTAGAAGTGCAAGGCGATGGCGGCTGAGGTGGGCACCACCGCCGCAGAAATGAGGTTGTTGCCACCCAGCAGGGAGCCAATCACCGGCTCGCGGATCCCGTCCACATCCACCGGTGGCGCAGCAATGAAGGCAATCACAAAACAAAAGGTTGCCGCCAACAAGGTCGGGATCATCAATACGCCAAACCAGCCGATGTAAAGCCGATTTTCGGTGCTAGTGATCCATTGACAAAAACTTTCCCAGCTCCATAGCCGCCGTGCGGCAGCGGAGCGCCGAACAACCACACTCATAGGCCAACTCCTAGAAAATTTGAAGAGAGCTTTCTTCCACTTGCGCTTGGCAGAGTGACCTCAGGAAATGACTCAGCCTTGTCCTGGGGATTCTTCTCCTTCCACGCTAGACAGTCTCAAGAAAACTGCCAAGGATACCTAACGTCTGCAGCCAAAATGTGAAATAAATTGATTTATCGATACAAACATGCAGATTAGTATTGCAGTTTATATTCCACCCCTTTTCCCAGGCCTCAAGAGCCAGTTTTTGCAGTCGAGAACTTCAGGATTTCTTAAGGTGGAGGTCTTAAGGATTTCTTCAGAAAAGCAACCCCGGCAGGCTCCTATCGCCCAATTTCGGCGTGAAACTCCTGCAGGGACTTCACCCCCAGGGATCCTGACTGCAGAGCGCGGATGGCAGCAGCAGTAGCCTTGGCTCCAGCCAGAGTAGTGACCAAAGGGATCTTGTAGGCCAGGGCGGTGCGGCGGATCTTCTGCGCATCCTGTTGGGCTTCGCCGCCAGAAGGGGTGTTGACGATAAGCTGAATCTGGCCGTTCTTGATGGTGTCGATGACGTGGGGCCGGCCCTCGTGCAGCTTGAGCACCTTCTCGACGGGGATCCCGTGCTCGGCCAAAACTTTCTGGGTTCCGGCAGTGGCCAGCAGGCGAAAGCCTAGCCTGACCAACTCCTGGGCCACTGGGATCACCGCCTGCTTGTCGCGGTCGCTAACGCTGATGAACACGGTGCCCCCTAGGGGCAGGTTTTGGCCAGCAGCCAGTTGCGCTTTGGCAAAGGCGCGGCCAAAGTCGGTGTCAATGCCCATCACCTCCCCAGTAGAGCGCATCTCCGGCCCCAGCAGCGTGTCGGTGCCGGGGAACTTGTGAAACGGCAGCACCACTTCCTTAACAGCCACGTAGGGCGGGATCACCTCCTGGGTAAAGCCCAGCTCTGCCAGGGTTTTGCCGCTCATCACCTGGGCAGCGTAGCCGGCCAGGGGGTGGCCAATGGCTTTGCTGACAAACGGCACGGTGCGGGAAGCGCGCGGGTTGGCTTCCAGAACGTAAACCTGCTCTTTCTGGACGGCGTATTGGACGTTAATGAGCCCCACCACCTGGAGAGCTTGGGCCAACTTCACCGTCCAGTCGCGGATCACCTGCAGCACAGCAGGGCTGAGAGTGCGGCTGGGCAAGACACAGGCGGAGTCGCCCGAGTGGATCCCGGCCTGCTCAATGTGCTCCAGGATGCCGCCGATGGTTACAGCCCCGGTGTGGTCGGCGATGGCGTCCACATCTACCTCCACGGCATCCTCCAAGAACTGATCCACCAGCACGGGACGGTTGGGATCCACCGCCACCGCTAGCTGCATGTAGCGCCGCAGATCTTGATCCGAATAGACAATCTCCATGGCCCGCCCCCCCAGCACATAGCTGGGCCGCACCACCACGGGGTAGCCAATGCGCCGGGCAATCTCCAGGCTCTCCTCCACGCTGCGGGCAAGGCCGTGGGCTGGCTGGCGGATCCCCAATTCCTCGAGCAGGCGCCCAAACCGGCCGCGATCTTCGGCTATGTCGATGGAGTCAGGAGCAGCACCCCAGATAGGCGCTTGGGCTGCGGCTAGCCCCTGGGCCAGCTTCAGGGGGGTCTGGCCGCCAAACTGCAGGATTAGACCTAGCGGCTGCTCGGCCTCGACGAGGTTCATCACCTCTTCGTAGGTCAGGGGCTCAAAGTAGAGGCGATCAGCGGTGTCGTAGTCGGTGGAAACGGTCTCGGGGTTGGAGTTGACCATGATGGTCTCATAGCCAAGGCGTCTGAGAGCAAAGACGGCATGACAGCAGCAGTAGTCGAACTCGATCCCCTGGCCGATGCGGTTGGGACCGCCCCCCAGGATCATCACCTTTGGCTTGGCGGTGGGGAAGGTCTCGGATTCGCTCTCGTAGGTGGAGTACTGGTAAGGGGTGGCCGCCTCGAACTCGGCAGCGCAGGTGTCCACGGTTTTGTAGGTGGGGATCACCCCCAGGGCCTTGCGGCGATCCCGCACCTGGGCTTCCGTGCAGCCGGTCAGGTGGGCAATTTGTCGGTCGCTAAAGCCCATCTGCTTGAGATGGCGCAGGTCTTCGGCCGTTAGGGATCCCAACTCCCGCCCTTTAAGGGCTTGCTCCACCTCCACCAACTCCTTCAGCTTGTCGATAAACCAGGGATCGATGTGGGTAAGCTGGGCAATTTCCTGGACCGAGAAACCCATGAGCAGGGCCGTGCGGATGGTCAACAGGCGGAAGGGGTTGGGGGTGCGCAGGTTGGCCCGCACTTCCTCTGGGGTTGGGAAGACTTCCGGCCTGTCGCTGCCAAAGCCAGGGCGGTCGATCTCCAAAGACCGCCATGCCTTCTGGATGGACTCCTGGAAGGTGCGGCCAATGGCCATCGCCTCCCCCACCGACTTCATCTGCGTGGTCAAAACCGGCTCCGAGCCGGGAAACTTCTCAAAGGCAAAGCGGGGGATCTTGGTGACCACATAGTCAAGGGTGGGCTCGAAGCTGGCCGGGGTTTTGCGGGTGATGTCGTTGGGGAGCTCCGGCAGCGTGTAGCCTACGGCCAGCTTGGCGGCGATCTTGGCAATGGGAAACCCAGTGGCCTTGCTGGCCAAAGCAGAAGAGCGGGAAACCCGCGGGTTCATCTCGATCACCCGCACCTCGCCGTTGGCGGGGTTGACGGCAAACTGCACGTTGGATCCCCCGGTTTCCACCCCAATCTCGCGCATGATGGCGATGGCGTAGTCGCGCAGCCGCTGGTACTCCTTGTCGGTGAGGGTCTGGGCCGGGGCCACGGTGATGGAGTCGCCAGTGTGAACCCCCATGGGGTCGATGTTTTCAATCGAGCAGATGATCACCACGTTGTCCGCCAGATCCCGCATCACCTCCAACTCAAACTCCTTCCAGCCGATCACCGACTCCTCCACCAGGATCTGAGAGACCGGGCTGGCCTCCAGGCCGGCGGCGCAGATCTCTTCAAATTCTTCTTGGTTGTAGGCCACCCCCCCCCCTGTGCCCCCCAGGGTATAGGCGGGGCGGATGATGAGGGGATAGCCGATCTCGTGAGCGATCTGCTTGGCTTCGGCCAGGCTGCGGGCCAGCCCCGAGCGCGGCACCGCCAGGCCAAGCCGCTGCATCGCCTGCTTAAACAGCTCCCGATCCTCGGCTTTTTCGATGGCCTCCCGCTTGGCCCCGATCAGCTCCACCCCGTACTGGTCCAAGATCCCGCGCCGGGCCAGCTCCACCGCTACATTGAGGGCCGTCTGTCCCCCCATGGTGGGCAGCAGGGCATCGGGGCGCTCCCGCTCGATGATCTGGGCCACGAAGTCCGCCGTCACCGGCTCGATGTAGACGCGATCCGCCATACTGGGATCCGTCATGATGGTGGCCGGGTTGGAGTTGACCAAGATCACCTCGTAGCCCTCTTCTCGCAGGGCTTTGCAGGCTTGGGTGCCGGAGTAGTCGAACTCGCAGGCTTGGCCAATGACGATCGGCCCCGCTCCGATGAGCAAGATCTTGTGAATGTCGGTACGGCGCGGCATAGGGATCCCAGGGGTGGCAGGGTCAGCCTTCTATTGTAGAGGTCGCCTGCAGGTCAAGTTGCTCAACGGACAGGGAAACGTCCTGCTGTCAACGCTATCTTTGCGGCAAAGCCATCCATGGATCTGCCGATCGAGGAGACGCTCTACGGCCACTCCAATTGTTCGCAACGTTGATGGGGCCATTGTCAAAGTTCTGAAAGAAAGGGCTAGGCCTGACGGTGGGAGTGCAGAAGCCGAACATCGCAAAATCCTCAAGCAAGTCTTACTCCAACTTGCAAAAAAGTCCTTTGCCAAGTGCTCGGATCGATCCCAAACATTGGTGAAGATTCGGACTTCGAGCGGATGCAAGAAGATAACACCGCCCACGATGTATTGGCTTGACACGAGCGTTATCAACCCGTTCGAGCCTTCATAACAAGCCGCGGTAGCGAATAAAAATTAAAATCGCCGCCCAGGATCCCAGCGCCACCTTGATGGCCACCAAAATGTTGAGGATTGGGATCCAGCCGCCGCTAAAAAGTGCCCCCAGCTCGCCCTTGGGTAGTTCCCAACCGGCCAGGGCGATTACAGCCACCCCGATAAACGTCACCACCGACAGCTTCTCCCACATCGCGGCTTGCCACCGCTTGTAGATGGCCTCCATCCAGGTCGAAGAGGCGGTGATCGCCACCAAGCCAATCGCCGTTCCTCCCGCCACGCCGGCAGCAAACCCCCCGCCCGGCGTCAGGTGACCCCGAATGGCCAGCTCCACCCCAATCAGAGCGGAGATGGTGGCCCCCACCCGCGCCAACACAATTGAGGGAATATCGGTAAACTGAGCTACATTGGCCGTCGGTCGCTCATCCGCCAGCAGGTACTGCGCGCCCAGAATGGCCGTAGAAAACACGACGACTTCAAAGACGGTGTCGTAAAGGCGGTTGCGCAGGATCAAGCCCGTCACCGTATTGGGCACGCCGCTTTCTCCGGCCAGAACCGCCACAGGCTCAAAGGCAGGAGAAACAGCTCCCGCGTCGGCAACCATGAGCTGCAAGGCTGCCAGCAGCGCCGCCACCCCGTACAACCACCTCATGGCAGGAGGACCTCAGAAAGCAGGGCTTGTTGCGTCAAGATGGCCTGCAGGCGGGGCACGCGCGTTACCAAGCGATACTCTGCCACCTCCTCATCGGGCTCAAGGGCAATGGTGTGCACCTCCCGGCTGTGAAGGGCAGCCAACAACGCCTCTGCACTTCCATAGACGGCCAACTCCAGACGCATGTGGTACTGCTGTAGCCCTTGGCGCATCTGCTGTAACAACTGCTGTGCTGCTGAGGTCCTGGCCGCCAACAGAGGACTGTCTTCGAGAACGCCCAAGCGCATACTCAACGAGGAACGCACCGCGATGGCATAGAGCGTAATGGACAGCATGGTGCCCACCAGCGCCTCAGTAAGCGCCACATCCGCCGCCCCAAACAAGGCATAGATCAGAGCAGCGATGGATCCCAGAATGCCGCGCATCACCAAGGCATGATAGGGATTGGTCTGGGTCACCACCAAGGCAGCCGTCAAGGGCAACAGCAGGGCGATCACCAGCAACAAAGTCTCTTCCATCCTGTCCTCCTATAGGGACTTGCGCTGCGAGCAAAAGGCCAGCACATAGCCCAAGATGGTGTTCCAAATGGCCAAGGAAATCAGGGCCAACACCAGCAGAGGCCACTCCCTTGGGATCCGCAGCAACAGCCCCAGCATGATGCTCATGGATCCCAGCGTGTCCGACACCGAAAGGCCGTGCAGCTTAAACAAAATCGAGCGATCCCCAAGGAGCGGCGCTGTTCCCCACAGCCAAAACAGCACCCCGATCCCAAACAGAAGATAGCTGAGAGCCTCCACCAAAACTTCCATGTTGATTCCCCTTAAAGCATTTCCAAGCGCTTGAGCACGTGGGCCAGCAGCATTAGGGCTGCATTGCCCACCGACAAAATCAAGACCCCCACAATCCCGATCATCCAGTCATCCCGCACCACAGATACCACCAAAACCAGGATGGCCGTCTTGGTCGATAAGCTGGCAAAAGCCAGCATCGTCTGCCAAATATCCTCCTTCAGCCAGGCGGCATACAGCGGCAGGCATAGGGTCAAAGTCAGCAGAAACAGCAGTAGATTCACGCCTCCTCCCGCGGCTTGAGCAGATGCACCTCGTAGGTGCCTTGGGCATCGCAATTGAGCACAATGGTTTTGGGCGTAAAAGTAATCAAAAAGATGTCGAGAAACACTAGTCCCGCCGAACGATTGGGGAGAGTTTGTTTGTATACAACCTCCTCTACGGTGTGGGGTCTGAGGATCATCTCAAAGGCCTCCCAGTAAGCTTTCGGAACGGCGAAAACGATCTCCCTGAGCACCCGCCCCCAATCCCGCCACCGCACCGGCGCAGAGGCCTGCCGAGGCAGCAGCAGCGTCGCCGCCACCCCGATGGCCACATTGTCCCAACTCAGATTACCCGTCAGCAAAAACCAAATCAAAAGCCGCAGGCCAATTTCCAGCAAGCCCAACTCAGGGTAGCGCCACATGGTTCACTCCACTTAGCAGAATCCAGGCCAGCACCAACACCACGCTCAAGCCGCCCACCACTGCCTCTAGCCCTTCATCCAGACGCCATCCCTTCACAGGAATTCGCTCCCAAAACCAGCCCAGCGGGATCCCGAGGCCCAAGCTAAGGAACGCCTTGATGAGATTATCGACGTCATAGGCCGCTGGCAGCCAGAACCAGAGCAAGCCCCCGCCCCAAAGGACTAGGGCCACCTTGTCTGGCCAACCGGCTGCCGGGGTAGTGTCCCCGTTTGTTTGAGAAGGAAAAGCTCGCAGCACCCGCACGGCTATGCAGGTGGTGCCGACAGTAACCCCCACCAGCAGCCACTCGTGCCAGGGATCCAGAGCTGACAAGCTAAGGGCCTTGGCTGCATAGCCCAAAGTGCCGGGCACCCCCGCCAGCGAGGCCGTCCCCAAGATCAGCAGCGACCAGCGCCAGCGATTGGTTATCGCAGCCCCGACAAACAACAAGGGCTTCGCCAGCCCATGGGCCAGGCCGTACAAACCCGCCCACTGGGGTGCAGCGATGACAAATCCCATCTGCGACACCGAGCTCCAGGCCAAAAGGCGCTGGGGCGTGCTGGCCATCAAAGCCAGAAGGATCCCAAAGACCGCCGCGCCTGCGCTGAAGTAGGGCAGCCCCTGCGCCAAGACGGGCGAGAACTCGCTGCAGCGCACAAGGGCCATGGCGCCTGCTTTTGTAGTAAAACCGCTGAGCACCGCCGCAATGACAGGATCGGCAGTGGCGTAGGTGAGGGGCAGCCACAGGCCGGCGACGAAGACTGCCCCCTTGGCCAGAAGGCCAACGGCAATCAAGGCAAGAGCCGTGGGGTCGGCCAGGGCCAAGCCGCTCATCGCCAGGGATCCGGTGCGCACATAGACCAGCATGGATCCCACCAGGTAGAGGAGCATGGCCACATTGCTCATGAACAGGTAGCGCAGCCCCACCCAGAGCTGACGGTCGCGAGAGCGGTGCGGGGCGCTTTCCCCCAGGATCGGCTGGGACTCTGCTCGGCGACTGTAGGTGAGCAGCAAAAACACGCCGATGCTGAGCACCTCCAGGGCCACATAGACGCTGATCAGGTCAGCGCTGATGACGACGGCGTTGGCGCTGCCGTGGACGATCAGCAACTGCATGGCCAGAAAGCGGCTGCCCACAAAGCGCCGATCCAAATACAGGGCCACCCCAAGGGTGACCAGGCCATGGGCCAGGAGCATGGCCGCGGCGTTGCCATCGATCCGCAACGTCACCCCGAAGTGATCCAGCAACTGGAGCTCCAACGGCGCAGCAGTTGCCCCTGGCAGGCCTCCCTGCTGCACTGCGTAGGCTATCGTCAGTCCAGCCATGATGACCAGGCTGGGACGGGTCAAAGCCGGCAGCAAGTAGGTGGCAAAGGCCAGCCAAAAGGGCAGTGCCACCCAGACCAACGTCAGTTCGGTCGTCAGCTCAGTCATCAGCTACCGCCTGCTCAATA
This window harbors:
- the carB gene encoding carbamoyl-phosphate synthase large subunit, which translates into the protein MPRRTDIHKILLIGAGPIVIGQACEFDYSGTQACKALREEGYEVILVNSNPATIMTDPSMADRVYIEPVTADFVAQIIERERPDALLPTMGGQTALNVAVELARRGILDQYGVELIGAKREAIEKAEDRELFKQAMQRLGLAVPRSGLARSLAEAKQIAHEIGYPLIIRPAYTLGGTGGGVAYNQEEFEEICAAGLEASPVSQILVEESVIGWKEFELEVMRDLADNVVIICSIENIDPMGVHTGDSITVAPAQTLTDKEYQRLRDYAIAIMREIGVETGGSNVQFAVNPANGEVRVIEMNPRVSRSSALASKATGFPIAKIAAKLAVGYTLPELPNDITRKTPASFEPTLDYVVTKIPRFAFEKFPGSEPVLTTQMKSVGEAMAIGRTFQESIQKAWRSLEIDRPGFGSDRPEVFPTPEEVRANLRTPNPFRLLTIRTALLMGFSVQEIAQLTHIDPWFIDKLKELVEVEQALKGRELGSLTAEDLRHLKQMGFSDRQIAHLTGCTEAQVRDRRKALGVIPTYKTVDTCAAEFEAATPYQYSTYESESETFPTAKPKVMILGGGPNRIGQGIEFDYCCCHAVFALRRLGYETIMVNSNPETVSTDYDTADRLYFEPLTYEEVMNLVEAEQPLGLILQFGGQTPLKLAQGLAAAQAPIWGAAPDSIDIAEDRGRFGRLLEELGIRQPAHGLARSVEESLEIARRIGYPVVVRPSYVLGGRAMEIVYSDQDLRRYMQLAVAVDPNRPVLVDQFLEDAVEVDVDAIADHTGAVTIGGILEHIEQAGIHSGDSACVLPSRTLSPAVLQVIRDWTVKLAQALQVVGLINVQYAVQKEQVYVLEANPRASRTVPFVSKAIGHPLAGYAAQVMSGKTLAELGFTQEVIPPYVAVKEVVLPFHKFPGTDTLLGPEMRSTGEVMGIDTDFGRAFAKAQLAAGQNLPLGGTVFISVSDRDKQAVIPVAQELVRLGFRLLATAGTQKVLAEHGIPVEKVLKLHEGRPHVIDTIKNGQIQLIVNTPSGGEAQQDAQKIRRTALAYKIPLVTTLAGAKATAAAIRALQSGSLGVKSLQEFHAEIGR
- a CDS encoding DUF4040 domain-containing protein — translated: MEETLLLVIALLLPLTAALVVTQTNPYHALVMRGILGSIAALIYALFGAADVALTEALVGTMLSITLYAIAVRSSLSMRLGVLEDSPLLAARTSAAQQLLQQMRQGLQQYHMRLELAVYGSAEALLAALHSREVHTIALEPDEEVAEYRLVTRVPRLQAILTQQALLSEVLLP
- a CDS encoding Na(+)/H(+) antiporter subunit B; translation: MRWLYGVAALLAALQLMVADAGAVSPAFEPVAVLAGESGVPNTVTGLILRNRLYDTVFEVVVFSTAILGAQYLLADERPTANVAQFTDIPSIVLARVGATISALIGVELAIRGHLTPGGGFAAGVAGGTAIGLVAITASSTWMEAIYKRWQAAMWEKLSVVTFIGVAVIALAGWELPKGELGALFSGGWIPILNILVAIKVALGSWAAILIFIRYRGLL
- a CDS encoding monovalent cation/H(+) antiporter subunit G; translation: MEVLVEALSYLLFGIGVLFWLWGTAPLLGDRSILFKLHGLSVSDTLGSMSIMLGLLLRIPREWPLLVLALISLAIWNTILGYVLAFCSQRKSL
- a CDS encoding cation:proton antiporter; protein product: MTELTTELTLVWVALPFWLAFATYLLPALTRPSLVIMAGLTIAYAVQQGGLPGATAAPLELQLLDHFGVTLRIDGNAAAMLLAHGLVTLGVALYLDRRFVGSRFLAMQLLIVHGSANAVVISADLISVYVALEVLSIGVFLLLTYSRRAESQPILGESAPHRSRDRQLWVGLRYLFMSNVAMLLYLVGSMLVYVRTGSLAMSGLALADPTALALIAVGLLAKGAVFVAGLWLPLTYATADPVIAAVLSGFTTKAGAMALVRCSEFSPVLAQGLPYFSAGAAVFGILLALMASTPQRLLAWSSVSQMGFVIAAPQWAGLYGLAHGLAKPLLFVGAAITNRWRWSLLILGTASLAGVPGTLGYAAKALSLSALDPWHEWLLVGVTVGTTCIAVRVLRAFPSQTNGDTTPAAGWPDKVALVLWGGGLLWFWLPAAYDVDNLIKAFLSLGLGIPLGWFWERIPVKGWRLDEGLEAVVGGLSVVLVLAWILLSGVNHVALP
- a CDS encoding Na+/H+ antiporter subunit E; this encodes MWRYPELGLLEIGLRLLIWFLLTGNLSWDNVAIGVAATLLLPRQASAPVRWRDWGRVLREIVFAVPKAYWEAFEMILRPHTVEEVVYKQTLPNRSAGLVFLDIFLITFTPKTIVLNCDAQGTYEVHLLKPREEA